In Penicillium oxalicum strain HP7-1 chromosome I, whole genome shotgun sequence, a single window of DNA contains:
- a CDS encoding Protein IMPACT encodes MSALENIPNKELAEEIEAINAIYEPDTITVTHTGLGKSNATTTPAGTLDLGHSSESSDDGARTTVTLQIPEQPHLSFRLGFPATYPETCPEVLGTASTAARGEGKIAVDVLEGIIQRTWQPGAVCLFDVISEAVEIFPELNIGGTKESASAEATHHADETQSSHHATSSEGTKTKPTMELLMSLSLQDKHGHELPPDWVLSDVITEKKSVFLARAVRVTSLTQAQAFLDHLTVTDKKVAAATHNISAWRIKQSKEGDFHASNGNTESDASEKVIQDYDDDGETAAGGRLLHVMQLMDVWNVLVVVSRWYGGIQLGPARFKLINDVGRDALVKGGFNREENTRISDKGKKKGKK; translated from the coding sequence ATGTCGGCGCTGGAGAATATACCCAACAAAGAGCTTGCCGAAGAAATTGAAGCCATCAATGCGATCTACGAACCTGACACCATCACGGTAACCCACACAGGGCTGGGGAAATCCAATGCCACCACAACCCCCGCCGGCACTCTCGATCTCGGCCATTCCTCAGAATCATCCGACGATGGCGCACGAACCACAGTGACTCTCCAAATCCCTGAACAACCACATCTGTCCTTTCGTCTGGGATTCCCAGCCACATATCCCGAGACTTGCCCTGAAGTGCTCGGGACCGCGTCAACCGCAGCCCGAGGCGAGGGTAAAATTGCCGTGGACGTACTGGAAGGCATTATACAGCGAACATGGCAACCTGGCGCGGTGTGCTTGTTCGATGTGATCAGCGAAGCAGTCGAGATCTTTCCAGAGCTAAATATCGGAGGAACCAAGGAGTCTGCGTCAGCGGAGGCAACACACCATGCCGATGAGACACAGTCGTCTCATCATGCGACGAGTTCTGAAGGGACCAAAACGAAACCAACGATGGAACTTCTTATGAGCCTTTCTCTTCAGGATAAGCATGGACACGAGCTGCCGCCGGATTGGGTTCTTTCGGACGTGATCACCGAAAAGAAATCGGTGTTTTTGGCCCGGGCAGTCAGAGTGACGAGTCTTACGCAGGCGCAGGCTTTTCTGGACCACTTGACCGTGACGGACAAAAAGGTCGCAGCTGCCACGCACAATATCAGTGCGTGGCGTATCAAGCAGAGTAAAGAAGGTGATTTTCACGCATCGAACGGAAATACCGAGTCTGATGCATCAGAGAAGGTGATTCAAGACTACGACGATGATGGGGAGACTGCTGCTGGCGGTCGCTTGTTGCATGTGATGCAGTTAATGGATGTGTGGAATGTGCTTGTCGTGGTGTCAAGATGGTATGGTGGGATTCAGTTGGGGCCAGCGAGATTCAAACTCATCAACGACGTCGGCCGCGATGCGCTGGTCAAGGGTGGGTTCAACCGGGAAGAGAACACAAGAATTTCTGATaaaggcaagaagaagggaaagaaatga
- a CDS encoding L-asparaginase 1: MESSSSSPVVSSPPELAIQESRVLIIMTGGTICMQPSPHGFIPARGFQENCMARVPCFNDGSAPDEMDVVTNEGRDITAHPSLRTPVTTYGRQVRYTVYEFEELLDSSSINAKGWTEIAQTIFQNYTFFDGFVVLHGTDSLAYSCSALSFMLQNLGKPVVLTGSQAPMLQLQNDATDNLLGSLVVAGHFMIPEVCLYFNNKLFRGNRTTKVAASDFNAFDSPNCPPLAVTTSMRTNVKWDMVHRPTTLEHFRIQTNLDTAHVACLRIFPGMKPEMVDAVLKLEGLRGLVLETFGAGNAPSGPDNAMINVLAAAIRRGIVIVNVTQCLTGSVSPVYATGMSLSRAGVVAGLDMTTEAALTKLAYLLALPDSTPETVAKKMSVSLRGELTESSLPVFRHPDGALPERVQTLTAMGYAIAHGDLERVQAILKTEHHWLLNDADYSGNTPIHLAATSPAISILHFLLSHGGSVHLRNRNGRTPLFLAANAGLSEHVQLLRRSGAHLHSDERTRRLSCWPAGVLESGVWRASTHRRATPTRTRQHDETDRNKPAPAAGGRGSNDQI; this comes from the exons ATGgagtcatcctcgtcgagtCCGGTGGTGTCGAGCCCCCCGGAGCTGGCGATCCAGGAGTCGCGCGTGTTGATCATCATGACGGGAGGCACAATTTGCATGCAGCCCTCACCTCATGGTTTCATTCCTGCGCGCGGGTTTCAAGAAAACTGCATGGCCAGAGTGCCCTGCTTCAATGACGGGTCTGCGCCAGACGAGATGGATGTGGTCACGAATGAAGGACGGGACATCACGGCGCACCCGAGTCTTCGCACTCCAGTCACGACATATGGCCGCCAGGTACGCTACACCGTCTACGAGTTTGAAGAACTCCTGGATAGCAGCTCGATCAATGCGAAAGGATGGACGGAGATCGCACAGACCATTTTTCAGAATTACACCTTCTTCGACGGGTTCGTCGTGCTCCATGGCACGGACAGTCTGGCGTACAGCTGCTCCGCGCTCAGCTTCATGTTGCAAAATCTGGGCAAGCCCGTCGTGTTGACGGGATCGCAGGCGCCGATGCTGCAACTCCAGAACGATGCCACAGATAATCTGCTCGGGTCTCTGGTGGTGGCGGGCCATTTCATGATTCCCGAGGTCTGTCTGTATTTTAACAACAAGCTCTTTCGTGGAAATCGGACGACTAAAGTGGCTGCGAGTGATTTCAACGCCTTTGACTCGCCCAATTGCCCCCCGCTGGCGGTCACGACATCGATGCGCACCAATGTGAAGTGGGACATGGTGCATCGGCCCACGACCCTGGAGCATTTTCGCATTCAGACGAACCTCGATACTGCCCATGTCGCGTGCCTGCGCATCTTCCCCGGCATGAAGCCGGAAATGGTCGACGCCGTGCTCAAGCTGGAAGGACTCCGGGGCCTGGTCCTCGAAACTTTCGGCGCTGGCAATGCTCCTTCGGGACCAGATAACGCCATGATTAACGTTTTGGCGGCTGCCATTCGACGAGGGATTGTGATTGTCAACGTGACTCAAT GCCTTACAGGAAGTGTTAGTCCCGTGTATGCCACCGGCATGAGTCTTTCCCGCGCTGGCGTGGTTGCAGGTCTCGACATGACCACCGAGGCAGCTCTGACCAAATTGGCCTATCTCCTTGCCTTGCCGGATTCGACACCCGAAACGGTTGCCAAGAAGATGTCTGTTTCTCTCCGAGGGGAGTTGACCGAGTCCTCCTTGCCTGTCTTCCGTCACCCCGATGGTGCGCTGCCCGAGCGCGTGCAGACGCTGACGGCGATGGGATACGCCATTGCCCACGGGGATCTGGAACGGGTACAGGCCATTCTCAAGACGGAACATCACTGGTTACTCAACGATGCGGATTATTCGGGGAACACGCCTATC CATCTGGCGGCGACTTCCCCAGCCATTTCGATACTCCACTTTCTGCTGTCGCACGGGGGCTCTGTCCACCTGCGCAATCGCAATGGTCGTACCCCGCTGTTCCTGGCGGCGAATGCGGGCCTCTCGGAGCATGTGCAATTATTGCGGAGGTCTGGTGCGCATCTGCACTCTGACGAACGAACCCGGCGGCTGAGCTGCTGGCCCGCCGGCGTCCTGGAGTCTGGGGTTTGGCGGGCATCGACCCACCGGAGAGCAACACCCACACGCACCCGTCAGCATGACGAGACTGACCGGAATAAACCCGCTCCGGCGGCCGGTGGACG CGGGAGCAACGATCAGATCTGA
- a CDS encoding Nitrogen metabolite repression protein nmrA, giving the protein MTQPQKTIAVVNAAGRQAASLIRVASAVGYAVRAQIHSLKGLIAEELQNLPNVTLLQGPLLDNPALMDTLFQGAHYAFINTVSQAGDEVAIGRALADAAKRAGSITHYIYSSMPDHSVHGPWPAVPQWAPKFTVENYVRQLGLPATFVYAGIYNNNFTSLPYPLFQMELMPDGSFEWHAPFDPETPLPWLDAEHDVGPTLLQIFKDGPKKWHGHRIALTFETLSPNQVCAAFSRALNRPCRYVRVPKIEIKVKIPPGYREQVLAAAAGSPKGIGPAGGKGAGAGMMQGPGGVVSLRVTDEARHLWQGWRDMEEYAREVFPVEEEANGLDWML; this is encoded by the exons ATGACCCAACCGCAGAAAACGATAGCCGTGGTGAATGCGGCTGGGCGACAAGCGGCCTCGCTCATCCGGGTCGCCTCCGCTGTCGGATATGCGGTGCGCGCGCAAATCCATTCTCTCAAAGGCCTGATCGCCGAAGAGCTCCAGAATCTGCCCAATGTTACCCTCTTGCAGGGTCCCCTCCTCGATAACCCCGCGCTCATGGACACCCTCTTCCAAGGCGCCCACTATGCGTTTATCAACACCGTCTCGCAGGCCGGGGACGAGGTCGCCATCGGCCGCGCCCTCGCCGACGCCGCCAAACGCGCCGGCTCCATCACCCACTATATTTACAGCAGCATGCCCGATCACTCCGTCCACGGGCCCTGGCCGGCGGTTCCGCAATGGGCGCCCAAATTCACCGTCGAGAATTACGTGCGGCAGCTGGGTCTGCCCGCGACGTTTGTCTATGCGGGGATCTACAACAACAATTTCACCAGTCTCCCGTATCCGCTGTTCCAGATGGAGTTGATGCCGGATGGCAGTTTTGAATGGCACGCTCCCTTTGACCCGGAGACGCCACTTCCCTGGCTGGACGCCGAGCACGATGTCGGACCGACCCTGTTGCAGATCTTCAAGGATGGTCCGAAGAAGTGGCATGGACATCG TATCGCTCTGACCTTCGAGACTCTCTCGCCCAATCAAGTTTGTGCTGCGTTTTCCCGCGCTCTCAATCGACCCTGCCGCTACGTGCGCGTGCCCAAAATCGAGATCAAAGTCAAGATTCCCCCCGGATACCGAGAACA AGTTCTCGCAGCCGCCGCGGGATCACCCAAGGGCATCGGTCCCGCGGGGGGCAAGGGCGCTGGTGCAGGAATGATGCAGGGACCAGGCGGCGTGGTTTCCTTGCGAGTCACAGACGAGGCGCGACATCTATGGCAGGGCTGGCGCGATATGGAAGAGTATGCGCGAGAGGTGTTTCcagtcgaggaggaggcgaaCGGGCTCGACTGGATGCTttga